The sequence TCGGGATAGGTGACGGTGACGTCCTCGAAGCTGATCATCCGACCCCCACCACGCTGGGTTGAGCGGCTGGCGCCGGCCGGCTTGGGCGGATCGGGCGCGGGCGAGGCAGCGGCGGTGCAACCCACGCCGGTAGCAGCGCGAGCAGCAGGCCGAGCGCGGGCAGCAGCGGAAGTCCGGGCGCAACCAACGGGGACGTGGACGGCGCGAGTGCGGACGCCGGCCCGAGACACAGTGCAACCGCGGCGGCGAGCCCGGTCCCCGCGACCAGCCACTCGGGCCAGCGCCACGGGTCGGGTCGGTAGCGGGTCCGGCCGCCGCGGCGGGCGCCGAGGGCGAAGCCGGCCGCGGTCAGCGCAGCGCCGACGACGAGCAGCGGTACGCCGAGCCCGCTCGGAGCCGACCGCTCGACCAGCCCGTAGCTGCTCGCGACCATTGCCAGCAACCCGATGAGCGTGAGCCCTGCCGTGGCCCGCCGGACTGCCGCCGGCGTCGCGCCTCGCCGGCCGAAACCGCGGGCGTCCAACGCCGCCGCTAGGTCCACCGAGCGTTCGAGGGCGCCCTCGAGCACCGGGATCGCGATGCCGCGGATCCGGCGCAGACCGCGGTCGGAGCGGCCGCGGATCCGCCGCGCGGTGCGCAGCCGGCCGACCGCGGCCACCGCTTGCGGGGCGACTGCGAGGGCGACCGTGATCGCGACGCCGGCCTCGTAGAGCGCGCCGGGCAGCGACTTCAGCAGCCGGCGCGGGCTGGTCAGCGCGTTGGCAGCGCCGATGCAGCAGAAGATGACGCCGAGCCGCAGGCCGTCGTACGACGAGGCGAGCACGCCCTCCAGCGTGATCGGCCCGCCGATCCGCACTCCTGCCATCCAGGACGGCAACGGGAGCACGGGCAGCCGGACGATGACGTGCGCGCCCGGCTGGCTGCCCAGCAGCGCGTAGAGCGCGACCCGGATGACGATCGCGAGCAATCCGACCTTCAGGAACATCGCGTACGACGCGCTCCACGGCGTCGCCGGTCGCCGCGCCGCGACGACGTACCCCGTGATCGCGACGATCGCCACCAGCAGGATCGGGTTGGTCGTGCGGCTGGCCGCGACCGCGAGGGCGGCCGCCCAGAGCCACCAGGCACCGGGGTGCAGCATCCGCGGCAGCCGGTGCCCGGTCACGGCAGCCGTCCCGAACGCCGGAACCGCCGGACTGCGAGCCCGCCGATCACGGCGATGGCGACCAGGCCGATGACGATCGGAATCCAGTCGGTGTGGCCGGCGGCGCGGACCGTCCCGGACAGCACGACGCTCGAAGGGCTCGCGCTCGGTGCCGAGCCGGCCGGCGTTGCGTGCATCCGCGGTTTCGAACGGTGATCGGAACCTCGACCCTTGCTCCTGTGCTTGGTCGGCGGCGACGCGGACGGCGCGGCGGTCCGGCTCGAGACGGCAGCGCTCGGCGACGAGCTCGGTTGCGAGTGATGGGCCGATGGATGCGGGGACGGCGACGCAGTCGGGGACGCGCTCGCTGCCGGCTTGCAGATCTCGGCGTACGGCACGTTGTCCGGTGTGCGCGGCGTGCCGTCGTCGTACACCCACCCTTCGGTGGACTTGTTCACCGGTTGGTACGTCGACGGGCCCTCGCTGCTGTAGACCCACTTCGTCGAGCCGGGGGCGCGGTGGAAGTACGCCCAGTAGTGGGTGTCGTCGATGTCCGCGCAGCCGGACTTCGGCAACCCGTCGATCGTGCAGAGCAGCCCGTCGCTGCGGAAGCCGACGCTGTGACCCGCGGCCTGCAGCACGTCGACTCCGGTCGCGCCCTTATGGACCTTCGCACAGCTCGTGCTGACGTCGCTGCCGAGCGAGCGGGCGTCGACGACGAGTGCGACGCAGATCGTCGTTGCTTTACCGGCCGCGTGCGGCGCGGTCGAGCGGTCCGCGGCCACGGCCGCGCCGGGCATGACGGTCGCTACTGCAGCGACTGCCAGGCCGAGCGCGAGCCGATGGCGCGAACCGGTCATGGACTCCTTACTTCCGCTTCGCCGTGCAGGCCAGCACCGGAGCGGCCTTGGCGGCTCCGGTCTTGGTGATCCGTGCAAGCGGCTTGCCGGCCAGGGCCTGCGCCGCCTGGCTGGTGGCGAGTAAGGCGGCGGCGTCGTAGCTGCCCTGGTACCTCACCGCGCCGCGCCGGGCGACCCGGCCCGTGCACCCCACCTGGTGCTTCTCGAGCCACTTCTGCGGCTTGGTCGCGCTCTTGCCGCCCGCGATCAGCGCTTGCACCGCGAGTGCGGTCGAGTTGGCGTTCGCCGGCGTGCCGAACCCGCCGCCGCTGTGCTCGGCCCGCTTCAGCCAGGTGAGCCCGAGCGTCGCTGCTGTGTGGTCGCGCGCAGCGAGCAGCGCCTGGACGGCGTACCCGGTCGAGTCGACGTCCTTGACCGCCTTGCAGGCGGTGGCCGGGTCGGACTCCAGCTCGGTCGGGTAGCCGCCGTCGCCGCACTGCTGGGCGGCAAGGAAGCTGACCGCGGCGGCGTCGGGAGCGTCGGCAGCGTGCGGGCTGTTCGCCAGGCCGAGGACGGCGAGCGCCTGCCCGACCGTCGAGAAGTAATCGAAGCTCGGCTTGGTGCCCTTCTGGTTCTGCTGGAACTCGCCCGGCGCTGCGCCGCGAACGCCTTCCGTCGCCTTGACCGCGTTGACCAGGTTCAGCCCGCCGAAGGAGTGCACGTCGACCCGCTGCGCCTCGGCAACCAGCAGCAGCTTGCCGAATGCTCCGGGGTCGTAGGTCGCAACGGAATGGCCGGCGTAGGCCTTGACGTGTGCTTCGAGGTAGCGAGTCGCTCGCGCGGCTGCGGCCTGCGCGACGTGCGCCGCATCCATCGACAAGATCGCGTCGGCCGTCTCGCCGTAGTTGACATAGACGATGGTCTTCTTGCCGGAGACGTAGCTGCCGTCGAGATGGTCGTGGTGCTTGCCGATCAGCGACCGGGCAAGGAAGCCGGCGGCCGCGGCGGCCGGGCGCTTCGTCTTCGTCGCGTGGTGTGCGGCGGCGGGGGCCTTCGGTCGGGCAATGGCCGAGCCGGTGGCGCCGAGCGAGGCGACCGCGACCCCGCTCAGGGCCGCCAGCACGGCGGTACGTCGGATCAGGTTCACGCGTCCTCCTGGTGGGCGAGGACGCGGGGTCGGCTCCGAGCCACCTCCGGCACGCGAACGCCCTCGCGGCGCAGCCGATCGGCTACGACGAGAGGGCGGTTGACGGGCGGTGTCGCCCGGGCTCCGCCCGCGTTCCTCGACGGTTGTCATGGAGCCCTCGCCGAACGCGGGTATCCCGGCTCGCCTCAGGATCGAGGCCTACGGTTGCGGGTCAGCGCCGGACTTCGACCGGCTTCCCCCGCCCACGGCGATTGCCTCCCGATCGGATCACACCCGTGTCGGCGGCGTCAACGCGGGGGTGGCGTGCGCGGATGCCACTACCGTGGCGCGGTGGGCTGGACCTGGCGGTATGAGAACGAGGCCGGCGACGTCCTCGATCCGGATGACGCGCCGATGACCGAGAACTTCCCGACCCAGGGCGACGCGGAGACCTGGCTGGGCGAGAGCTGGCGCCAGCTGCTCGCGGCGGGCGTCGACGCCGTTGTACTCCTCGAGGACGGCCGCGAGGTCTACGGCCCGATGAGCCTGCACGCGGAGTAAGCCGCGCGGCTCGAAGAGCCGCCGCCCAAACCCTCGCTCACGGAAGAGCGTGGGTGGGTCGCCGGGTTTGAAGCCGGGCGGGTGGTGAGGGGAAGATGCGCGGATGAGTGTTGTCAAAGCTGCCATTACCCAGGTCGCCTGGACCGGTGACAAGGACACGATGATCAAGCGTCACGAAGCGCTGGCTCGCGACGCTGCCGCCGCCGGCGCACAGATCATCGGGTTCCAGGAGCTGTTCTACGGGCCGTACTTCGGGATCGTCCAGGACCAGAAGTACTACTCCTACGTCGAGCCGATCCCCGGGCCGACGACCGAGCGCTTCCAGGCCCTCGCCAAGGAGCTCGGCCTGGTCATCGTGCTGCCGATCTACGAGGTCGCCAACGAGGGGGAGTACTACAACACCGCGGCGGTGATCGACGCCGACGGCAGCCTGCTCGGCCGCTACCGCAAGCACCACATCCCGCACCTGCCGCAGTTCTGGGAGAAGTTCTACTTCCGGCCCGGCAATCTCGGTTATCCGGTGTTCGACACCGCGGTCGGCCGGGTCGGCGTTTACATCTGCTACGACCGGCACTTCCCCGAGGGCTGGCGCGAGCTCGGGCTGAACAACGCCCAGATCGTGTTCAACCCGTCCGCGACCAAGCCCGGACTGTCGAACCGGCTGTGGGAGATCGAGCAGCCGGCCGCGGCCGCGGCCAACCAGTACTTCATCGCCGCCAACAACCGGATCGGGATCGAGTCGGAGGAGTTCGGCGACGAAGCGGTGAAGTTCTACGGGTCGAGCTACTTCGTCGGCCCGCGCGGCACCTACGTCGGTGACGTCGCGTCGACCGACCAGGAGGAGCTGGTGATCCGGGACCTCGACCTCGACGAGATCCTGCACGCGCGCAACGACTGGCAGTTCTACCGCGACCGGCGCCCCGACTCCTACACGAAGACGAGCGCACCGTGACCGTTCTCATCAAGGGCGGCACGGTGGTCAGCTCGACCGGCTCGGCCGAGCAGGACGTCCTCGTCGACGGCGAGCGGATCGCCGCGGTCCTCGCGCCGGGGTCGGGCGCGCTCGGCGACCTGGCCGCCTCCGCGGAGCGGGTGATCGACGCGTCCGGGAAGTACGTCATCCCGGGCGGCGTCGACGGTCACACGCACATGGAGATGCCGTTCGGCGGGACCTACGCCTCGGACACCTTCGAGACCGGCACTCGCGCCGCGGCATGGGGTGGTACGACGACGATCGTCGACTTCGTCGTGCAGGCGCACGGTCAGAGAGTGCTGGACCAGCTCGCG comes from Mycobacteriales bacterium and encodes:
- a CDS encoding CbiQ family ECF transporter T component, whose amino-acid sequence is MTGHRLPRMLHPGAWWLWAAALAVAASRTTNPILLVAIVAITGYVVAARRPATPWSASYAMFLKVGLLAIVIRVALYALLGSQPGAHVIVRLPVLPLPSWMAGVRIGGPITLEGVLASSYDGLRLGVIFCCIGAANALTSPRRLLKSLPGALYEAGVAITVALAVAPQAVAAVGRLRTARRIRGRSDRGLRRIRGIAIPVLEGALERSVDLAAALDARGFGRRGATPAAVRRATAGLTLIGLLAMVASSYGLVERSAPSGLGVPLLVVGAALTAAGFALGARRGGRTRYRPDPWRWPEWLVAGTGLAAAVALCLGPASALAPSTSPLVAPGLPLLPALGLLLALLPAWVAPPLPRPRPIRPSRPAPAAQPSVVGVG
- a CDS encoding nitrilase-related carbon-nitrogen hydrolase, translating into MSVVKAAITQVAWTGDKDTMIKRHEALARDAAAAGAQIIGFQELFYGPYFGIVQDQKYYSYVEPIPGPTTERFQALAKELGLVIVLPIYEVANEGEYYNTAAVIDADGSLLGRYRKHHIPHLPQFWEKFYFRPGNLGYPVFDTAVGRVGVYICYDRHFPEGWRELGLNNAQIVFNPSATKPGLSNRLWEIEQPAAAAANQYFIAANNRIGIESEEFGDEAVKFYGSSYFVGPRGTYVGDVASTDQEELVIRDLDLDEILHARNDWQFYRDRRPDSYTKTSAP